One genomic region from Leifsonia poae encodes:
- a CDS encoding APC family permease, whose product MIGDPLPSEKLEGQLLPKHLALPIFASDALSSVAYAPQELLMILLLGGLAFLTFAPWVAAAVVVLLVTVVLSYRQLVKAYPSGGGDYEVAHKNLGEKAGLVVASALLVDYVLTVAVSVASGVDNIISALPFLSGWRVELAVLFVVLIAAVNLRGVRESSKAFALPTYLFIGSIFVMVVTALIRTALGHAPVAESAGYTVHAAGLGQAAMILLLLRAFSSGCSALTGVEAVANGVPAFRTPKIKNARKTLALMGGIAIVLFAGLTTVALISGVHYAENPCDLQGWAQCATSPQRSLIAQIASATFGNNSLLFFIVQAATAVVLLLAANTAFNGFPLLGSVLARDSYAPKSLNTRGDRLVYSNGMIVLALAATALLLVYQANLTNLIQLYIIGVFVSFTLGQSGMVRHWISLLRSGTVPHGERGSIVRSLCINAFGAFLTAVVLIVVTITKFTHGAYLVFIFMPILWLLMLGVNRYYRDVEKEIEVDPVTTFGSRGDHAIVLVGKMQKPALKALDYAIAARHESIEAVHVSIDEDATEQLQKDWIEQNIHVPLTIIESPYREFGIPLIKYLKHRREEHGAEVVTVYLPQYIVGHWWEALLHNHRARRLRQQLLLCHGVTVALVPWLLDSSSLIYGRRSRPLPGQDRRGEPVRPVARRPLEPASVTHGGRGHGPTRSGGMPPAATPPSTAAPSVAAPSPDEKPAKKPAAETKKVPARAKR is encoded by the coding sequence TTGATCGGCGACCCGCTTCCGAGCGAAAAACTCGAAGGACAGCTCCTCCCGAAGCACCTCGCCCTCCCGATCTTCGCCTCCGACGCGCTGTCGAGTGTGGCGTACGCTCCGCAGGAGCTTCTGATGATCCTGCTGCTCGGCGGTCTGGCGTTCCTGACGTTCGCGCCCTGGGTGGCGGCGGCCGTCGTCGTGCTTCTCGTCACGGTCGTGCTGTCGTACCGGCAGCTCGTGAAGGCGTACCCCTCCGGCGGCGGTGACTACGAGGTCGCGCACAAGAACCTCGGCGAGAAGGCCGGACTGGTCGTCGCCTCGGCACTCCTCGTGGACTACGTGCTGACGGTCGCGGTTTCCGTCGCCTCGGGCGTCGACAACATCATCTCTGCGCTGCCCTTCCTGAGCGGCTGGCGAGTCGAACTCGCCGTGCTCTTCGTCGTGCTCATCGCCGCCGTGAACCTGCGCGGTGTGCGCGAGTCGAGCAAAGCCTTCGCGCTCCCCACCTACCTGTTCATCGGGTCGATCTTCGTGATGGTCGTCACCGCGCTCATCCGCACGGCGCTCGGCCATGCGCCGGTCGCCGAATCCGCCGGATACACCGTGCACGCGGCAGGCCTCGGTCAAGCCGCCATGATCCTGCTGCTGCTGCGCGCCTTCTCCAGCGGATGCAGCGCCCTCACCGGGGTGGAGGCGGTCGCCAACGGCGTCCCCGCGTTCCGCACCCCCAAGATCAAGAACGCTCGCAAGACGCTCGCCCTCATGGGCGGGATCGCCATCGTGCTCTTCGCCGGTCTCACCACGGTCGCCCTGATCAGCGGTGTGCACTACGCAGAGAACCCCTGCGATCTGCAGGGCTGGGCCCAGTGCGCCACGTCGCCGCAGCGCAGCCTGATCGCCCAGATCGCCTCCGCGACCTTCGGCAACAACTCCCTGCTGTTCTTCATCGTGCAGGCCGCAACGGCGGTCGTGCTGCTGCTCGCCGCCAACACCGCGTTCAACGGCTTCCCGCTGCTCGGTTCGGTGCTGGCGCGCGACTCCTACGCGCCGAAGTCGCTCAACACTCGCGGCGACCGTCTCGTCTACTCGAACGGGATGATCGTCCTGGCGTTGGCCGCGACCGCCCTGTTGCTCGTCTATCAGGCCAATCTGACCAACCTCATCCAGCTGTACATCATCGGTGTCTTCGTCTCGTTCACCCTCGGTCAATCGGGCATGGTGAGGCACTGGATCTCCCTGCTGCGTTCGGGCACGGTGCCGCACGGGGAACGCGGAAGCATCGTGCGCAGCCTCTGCATCAACGCCTTCGGCGCGTTTCTCACGGCGGTGGTGCTGATCGTCGTGACGATCACCAAGTTCACCCACGGCGCGTACCTCGTGTTCATCTTCATGCCGATTCTCTGGCTGCTCATGCTCGGCGTGAACCGCTACTACCGGGATGTGGAGAAAGAGATCGAGGTCGACCCGGTCACCACGTTCGGCAGCCGCGGCGACCACGCGATCGTCCTCGTCGGCAAAATGCAGAAGCCCGCGCTGAAGGCCCTCGACTATGCGATCGCCGCCCGGCACGAATCGATCGAGGCCGTGCATGTGTCGATCGACGAGGATGCGACCGAGCAGTTGCAGAAAGACTGGATCGAGCAGAACATCCACGTGCCGCTGACGATCATCGAGTCGCCGTACCGCGAGTTCGGCATCCCGCTGATCAAGTATCTGAAGCACCGGCGGGAGGAGCACGGCGCCGAAGTCGTGACCGTGTATCTGCCGCAGTACATCGTCGGGCACTGGTGGGAGGCGCTGCTCCACAACCACCGGGCGCGTCGTCTGCGCCAGCAGCTTCTGCTCTGTCACGGCGTCACGGTCGCCTTGGTGCCGTGGCTGCTCGATTCGTCGTCGCTCATCTACGGTCGTCGTTCCCGCCCGCTGCCGGGGCAGGATCGGCGCGGCGAGCCGGTTCGCCCGGTGGCCCGCCGGCCGCTGGAGCCCGCCTCCGTCACGCACGGTGGTCGCGGCCACGGGCCGACCCGGTCGGGTGGGATGCCGCCCGCCGCGACGCCGCCGTCAACTGCTGCACCGTCCGTTGCCGCGCCGTCGCCGGACGAGAAGCCGGCGAAGAAGCCGGCTGCCGAGACCAAGAAGGTTCCGGCGCGCGCGAAGCGCTGA
- the yczR gene encoding MocR-like transcription factor YczR, whose translation MPNAQLTARSLGTLLGEWRGNGAHYQALADRIRLLVLDGRIPIDTRLPAERDLAGRLDLSRTTVTAAYRELREAGFVDSVRGSGSLTRLPGPVLVAASPLGGEGMLDFTKAALPAVASLPAAARAAAEELPHFLPDSGYDPIGLPHLREAIAKRYGERGLPTDAEQILVTVGAQQAIALLARTFLGRGDRALVEMPTYPHATESLRLAGARLVPVTVGTTPGLEAGADGWDVDAVEQTIRRANPALAYLIPDFHNPTGASMSAETRERVLAAAASQGTIVVGDETTAELDIDRADHLLPLAAYGDRRAGDAPVILIGSASKSMWGGLRIGWIRADRPLIRKLVAAKPSTDLGTPILEQLVVARMLPQMGEIVEERRAQLRSGRDTVRRLVAEHFPTWTVPHLHGGLAAWVGLGAPVSSALSLGARNHGLLIAAGPRFGLDGAFERFLRIPITSGEDETIRAFRALSRAWATSLHQPVPYTDPAILADVV comes from the coding sequence ATGCCGAATGCACAGCTGACCGCCCGCTCTCTCGGAACCCTGCTCGGCGAGTGGCGCGGAAACGGGGCGCACTACCAGGCGCTCGCCGACCGCATCCGCTTGCTCGTGCTCGACGGACGCATCCCCATCGACACCCGGCTGCCGGCCGAGCGCGACCTCGCTGGCCGCCTCGACCTCAGCCGGACGACAGTCACCGCCGCCTACCGGGAACTGCGCGAGGCGGGCTTCGTCGACAGCGTGCGCGGATCGGGCAGCCTGACCCGGCTCCCGGGGCCGGTGTTGGTTGCAGCGTCCCCCCTCGGTGGCGAGGGGATGCTCGACTTCACCAAGGCGGCGCTGCCTGCGGTCGCCTCCCTGCCCGCCGCCGCGCGGGCCGCCGCCGAAGAGCTGCCGCACTTCCTGCCCGACTCCGGCTACGACCCGATCGGGCTGCCGCACCTGCGGGAAGCGATCGCGAAACGGTACGGCGAGCGCGGCCTGCCCACCGACGCCGAACAGATCCTCGTGACCGTGGGGGCGCAGCAGGCCATCGCCCTCCTCGCGCGCACGTTCCTCGGCCGGGGCGACCGTGCGCTGGTCGAAATGCCGACCTATCCCCATGCAACGGAGTCGCTTCGGTTGGCCGGCGCCCGGCTGGTGCCGGTGACCGTCGGCACGACCCCGGGCCTCGAGGCAGGCGCCGACGGTTGGGATGTGGACGCTGTCGAGCAGACGATCCGCCGGGCGAACCCGGCGCTGGCCTACCTGATCCCCGACTTCCACAACCCGACGGGCGCATCCATGTCGGCCGAGACGCGCGAGCGCGTGCTGGCGGCGGCGGCCTCCCAGGGCACCATTGTGGTCGGCGACGAGACGACGGCCGAGCTCGACATCGACCGTGCCGACCACCTGCTCCCGCTCGCGGCGTACGGCGACCGTCGCGCAGGAGACGCGCCCGTCATCCTGATCGGCTCGGCGAGCAAGAGCATGTGGGGCGGCCTGCGCATCGGCTGGATCCGCGCCGACCGGCCGCTGATCCGCAAACTCGTCGCGGCGAAACCCTCCACCGACCTCGGCACACCCATCCTGGAGCAGCTGGTGGTGGCGAGGATGCTGCCGCAGATGGGCGAGATCGTCGAAGAGCGCCGGGCGCAGCTGCGGTCGGGCCGGGACACGGTGCGCCGCCTGGTGGCCGAGCACTTCCCGACCTGGACCGTTCCCCACCTGCACGGCGGTCTCGCTGCCTGGGTCGGCCTCGGCGCCCCCGTCAGCTCGGCCCTGTCACTCGGGGCCCGCAACCACGGGCTGCTGATCGCCGCCGGTCCCCGTTTCGGGCTCGACGGAGCGTTCGAGCGCTTCCTGCGCATCCCGATCACGTCGGGGGAGGACGAGACGATCCGCGCCTTCCGCGCCCTCTCCCGGGCATGGGCGACGTCGCTGCACCAACCCGTCCCCTACACCGACCCCGCCATCCTCGCCGACGTCGTCTGA
- a CDS encoding arginase family protein, which yields MSTRELSVDPLWGRAGDWPSPETIEPGEQIDLTLLGIPTWRTSLSATGAGETPAAVRQALRYYAPFLSPDRRRTRARSLADLTITDAGDVPEPDGAEGEGRAIAAMADAVARASLVVALGGDNALTVPAALGAWGDELATAGLITLDAHHDLRDGVSNGSPVRRLIEAGLAGRRIVQIGIADFANSPEYSARAADFGITVIHRDELHRRPLDDVLKEALEIAGRAGGPIHVDLDVDVCDRSVAPGCPASVPGGLSAWELRRAARVTAAHPAVRSLDLAEVDATADAPDGRTVRLMALCVLEAAAGVAER from the coding sequence ATGAGCACACGCGAACTGTCCGTGGATCCGTTGTGGGGCCGGGCAGGGGATTGGCCATCCCCCGAGACGATCGAACCGGGTGAGCAGATCGACCTGACGCTGCTCGGCATCCCGACCTGGCGCACCTCGTTGTCGGCCACGGGCGCGGGGGAGACTCCGGCGGCGGTTCGCCAAGCACTGCGCTACTACGCGCCGTTCCTCTCGCCCGACAGGCGTCGCACCCGGGCGCGGTCACTGGCCGACCTGACCATCACCGACGCCGGCGATGTGCCAGAACCAGACGGGGCCGAGGGTGAGGGCCGAGCCATCGCGGCGATGGCGGATGCGGTCGCCCGCGCCAGCCTGGTCGTGGCGCTCGGCGGCGACAACGCCCTCACGGTGCCGGCGGCCCTCGGCGCGTGGGGGGATGAGCTCGCGACCGCGGGGTTGATCACGCTCGACGCCCACCACGATCTGCGCGACGGTGTCAGCAACGGCTCGCCGGTGCGCCGGTTGATCGAAGCCGGCCTCGCCGGTCGGCGCATCGTTCAGATCGGCATCGCCGACTTCGCCAACTCGCCCGAGTACTCGGCTCGCGCCGCCGATTTCGGCATCACCGTGATCCACCGCGACGAATTGCACCGTCGCCCGCTCGACGATGTGCTGAAGGAGGCCCTGGAGATCGCCGGTCGCGCCGGTGGCCCCATCCACGTCGACCTCGATGTCGATGTCTGCGACCGGTCGGTCGCGCCCGGCTGCCCCGCCTCCGTTCCCGGCGGCCTCTCGGCCTGGGAACTGCGCCGCGCGGCTCGGGTGACGGCTGCGCATCCCGCCGTGCGGTCCCTCGACCTGGCCGAGGTGGATGCGACCGCGGACGCCCCCGACGGACGCACGGTGCGGCTCATGGCACTGTGCGTGCTGGAGGCGGCCGCCGGTGTCGCGGAGCGCTGA
- the yczE gene encoding membrane protein YczE — protein sequence MTARLFPRRLARLLLGLVLYGIAISMMVRAGIGLSPWDVLAQGLSIKTGWAFGLMTNLIGLVVLLFWIPIRQRPGLGTILNVLLIGPSAQLGLTLIPQQTQLWAQVPLFAGGLVLLAVATGLYIGPQLGPGPRDGLMTGLHTRTGWPIWVVRTGIEVTVLIVGWLLGGNVGFGTLAFAVLIGPLCTLTLPLFAIHLPTAATTDAAENELETRTT from the coding sequence GTGACCGCTCGACTCTTCCCCCGCCGCCTCGCCCGGCTCCTGCTCGGCCTCGTTCTCTACGGCATCGCCATCTCGATGATGGTGCGAGCCGGCATCGGGCTCTCCCCGTGGGATGTGCTGGCACAGGGACTGTCGATCAAGACCGGGTGGGCGTTCGGCCTCATGACCAACCTCATCGGGCTCGTCGTCCTGCTGTTCTGGATCCCGATCCGTCAGCGTCCGGGGCTCGGCACGATTCTCAATGTGCTGCTGATCGGTCCGAGCGCGCAGCTCGGGCTGACCCTCATCCCTCAACAGACCCAGCTCTGGGCGCAGGTGCCGCTGTTCGCCGGCGGCCTCGTACTGCTCGCCGTCGCGACCGGGCTCTACATCGGCCCGCAGCTCGGGCCCGGCCCGCGGGACGGCCTGATGACCGGGCTGCACACGCGGACCGGGTGGCCGATCTGGGTGGTGCGCACCGGCATCGAGGTCACCGTGCTGATCGTCGGGTGGCTCCTGGGTGGCAACGTCGGGTTCGGCACCCTCGCGTTCGCCGTGCTGATCGGCCCCCTGTGCACGCTCACGCTCCCCCTTTTCGCGATCCACCTCCCCACGGCAGCGACGACGGATGCGGCTGAGAACGAGCTCGAGACGCGCACGACGTAG
- the hutI gene encoding imidazolonepropionase produces MAAPTTLVTGIGQLVTNDPANPDASGTERLGLIERAALLIADGAVAWAGPESALPRAAVEAARTVDVGGAAVLPGFVDTHTHLVFGGDRAAEFEARMSGEAYTAGGIRSTVAATRAATNAVLAARLDGFVSELHAQGTTTFEIKSGYGLTVADEARLLALAARVTDETTYLGAHVVPPEFAGDPDGYVDLVVGEMLDACLPHARWIDAFCETGAFTPEQSRRILEAGAARGLGVRLHAGQLAPSEGVALAVALDAASVDHCTYLTDADVAALAASRTVATLLPGVEFSTRQPYPDARRLIDAGITVALASDCNPGSSFTSSMPFCIAVAVRDMRMTPAEATWAATAGGAAALRRTDVGRLAVGTRADFTVLRAPSFLHLAYRPGVPLIDAVWRAGERIV; encoded by the coding sequence ATGGCCGCTCCGACCACCCTCGTCACCGGCATCGGCCAGCTCGTCACCAACGACCCGGCGAACCCGGATGCGTCGGGCACCGAGCGACTCGGGCTGATCGAACGGGCGGCGCTGCTGATCGCCGACGGCGCCGTGGCCTGGGCGGGGCCGGAGTCCGCTCTCCCCCGCGCCGCCGTCGAGGCCGCTCGGACCGTTGACGTCGGCGGGGCTGCCGTGCTCCCCGGCTTCGTCGACACGCACACCCATCTGGTGTTCGGCGGCGACCGGGCAGCCGAGTTCGAGGCACGCATGTCGGGGGAGGCATATACGGCGGGCGGCATTCGCAGCACGGTCGCCGCAACCCGGGCGGCGACGAATGCGGTGCTGGCCGCGCGCCTCGACGGGTTCGTCTCCGAACTGCACGCCCAGGGAACGACGACGTTCGAGATCAAGAGCGGATACGGCCTCACGGTCGCTGACGAGGCCCGTCTCCTGGCCCTGGCCGCGCGGGTCACCGACGAGACCACATATCTCGGCGCCCACGTCGTTCCGCCCGAGTTCGCGGGCGACCCCGACGGGTATGTCGACCTCGTCGTCGGGGAGATGCTCGACGCCTGCCTCCCCCACGCGCGCTGGATCGACGCGTTCTGCGAGACCGGAGCTTTCACCCCGGAGCAGTCCCGCCGCATCCTGGAGGCCGGCGCCGCCCGCGGGCTCGGCGTGCGCCTGCACGCGGGCCAGCTGGCGCCCAGCGAGGGCGTCGCCCTCGCAGTCGCGCTCGACGCCGCGAGCGTCGACCACTGCACCTACCTCACCGACGCCGATGTCGCCGCCCTGGCCGCCTCCCGAACCGTCGCCACCCTGCTTCCCGGCGTCGAGTTCTCCACGCGCCAGCCCTACCCGGATGCGCGACGTCTGATCGACGCCGGCATCACCGTCGCCCTCGCAAGCGACTGCAACCCCGGCTCCTCGTTCACGTCTTCGATGCCGTTCTGCATCGCCGTCGCCGTGCGGGATATGCGCATGACACCCGCCGAGGCCACCTGGGCCGCCACCGCCGGCGGGGCGGCCGCGCTCCGCCGCACCGACGTCGGTCGCCTCGCCGTCGGAACCCGCGCCGACTTCACCGTCTTGCGCGCCCCGAGCTTTCTGCACCTCGCCTACCGGCCGGGGGTGCCCCTCATCGACGCGGTCTGGCGCGCGGGGGAGCGGATCGTCTGA
- a CDS encoding efflux RND transporter permease subunit — translation MHFLAVLSMKNRALIALITIVAAAFGGLALANLKQELIPSIEFPQLAIMTTYPGASPEIVNNDVSTPVEAAIQGVPGLDSTSSVSSTNQSLITAKFTYGTDLATAEQKIDQAINRIQSTLPTNVTPQVLSGSIDDLPVIQLAVTSATDVKSLGNDITKLALPEIKNVTGVNDATLVGQVGQRVTIVPDTAKLTAAGLSVQSIKDALQQNGVLVPGGSITEDGKTLSVQSGKQLDSIADLESLPLIRSATAGAGTGAGASAGAGTGAGAAAAEAAAAAAAAATPQTIGDVASVKETDDPTSSISRVDGKPALTIAVTKLPSANTVEVSKGVNALIDDLQTKLGNGAKVTVVFDQAPFITQSINSLTEEGLLGLLFAVIVILVFLLSIRSTLVTAISIPTSVLITFIVMWTSGYTLNIITLGALTIAIGRVVDDSIVVIENIKRQLVPGVDRASTIVKAVREVAGAITASTITTVAVFLPLAFVGDTTGELFRPFAVTVTIALLSSLLVALTIVPVLAYWFLRAPKSKKHEADASEASHLSIAEAMEKGEDELEHPSRLQKGYLPIIHWTLRHSVATVLIAVVVLVGTLALTPLMKTNFLGSTGQNTLSITQTLEPGASLQAQDDAARVVEQKLLDTKGVKTVQLSIGGGSLAAAFTGGGGGGATFSVTTDPSYDQTALQNTVENEMAAIKGQGDIEVSASSGFGTSSDIEVDITAPNNADLQTATDSVVAQMKKLDSLKQTSDNLSASLPYVSVSVDRTKAAAAGLSEVAIGSLVSQAMQPTQTGTIAIDNSTLNIYLQSANPPTTVAALSQLSIPTATGPVALSTLATVEQANGPSTVTSSRGLRTSTVTATPNTDNLATANADVTKALKAADLPGGATAKIGGVSSNQSDAFSQLGLALLAAILIVYIVMVATFRSLRQPLLLLVSVPFAATGAIALQIISGIPLGVASLIGVLMLIGIVVTNAIVLIDLVNQYRRRGMSVAEAVAHGASRRLRPILMTALATIAALSPMAVGLTGGGGFISQPLAIVVIGGLVSSTLLTLVVLPTLYNLVEGRRERRDARRAARAAEHIPAPVDATP, via the coding sequence GTGCATTTTCTCGCCGTCCTCAGTATGAAGAACCGCGCCCTGATCGCGCTGATCACGATCGTCGCGGCCGCGTTCGGTGGACTCGCGCTGGCGAACCTCAAACAGGAGCTCATCCCGTCGATCGAGTTCCCGCAGCTCGCGATCATGACGACCTACCCGGGGGCATCGCCCGAGATCGTCAACAACGACGTCAGCACGCCGGTCGAGGCGGCCATCCAAGGCGTCCCGGGCCTTGACAGCACCTCGTCGGTGAGCAGCACCAACCAGTCGCTCATCACGGCGAAGTTCACCTACGGCACCGATCTCGCCACGGCCGAGCAGAAGATCGACCAGGCGATCAACCGCATCCAGTCGACGCTTCCGACGAACGTCACCCCGCAGGTCCTCTCCGGCAGCATCGACGATCTGCCGGTGATCCAGCTCGCCGTGACCAGTGCCACCGACGTGAAGTCGCTCGGGAACGACATCACCAAGCTGGCGCTCCCCGAGATCAAGAACGTCACGGGCGTCAACGACGCTACCCTCGTCGGCCAGGTGGGTCAGCGGGTCACCATCGTCCCCGACACCGCCAAGCTCACCGCTGCCGGGCTCAGCGTGCAGTCGATCAAAGACGCGCTTCAGCAGAACGGCGTCCTCGTTCCGGGTGGGTCGATCACAGAAGACGGCAAGACCCTCTCGGTGCAGTCGGGCAAGCAGCTCGACTCGATCGCCGACCTCGAGTCGCTCCCGCTCATCCGCTCGGCCACGGCCGGTGCCGGAACGGGCGCAGGAGCCTCCGCCGGCGCCGGCACCGGCGCAGGAGCCGCCGCTGCCGAGGCTGCTGCAGCGGCCGCCGCTGCTGCCACCCCGCAGACGATCGGCGACGTCGCCAGTGTCAAAGAGACCGACGACCCCACCAGCTCGATCTCGCGCGTCGATGGCAAGCCGGCCCTGACCATCGCGGTCACGAAGCTTCCCTCGGCGAACACCGTCGAGGTGTCGAAGGGCGTCAACGCTCTCATCGACGACCTGCAGACGAAGCTCGGCAACGGCGCCAAGGTCACCGTCGTGTTCGACCAGGCACCGTTCATCACGCAGTCGATCAACTCGCTGACCGAAGAGGGCCTGCTGGGCCTGCTCTTCGCGGTCATCGTGATCCTGGTGTTCCTGCTGTCGATCCGTTCCACGCTCGTGACGGCGATCTCCATCCCGACCAGCGTGCTCATCACCTTCATCGTGATGTGGACCAGCGGGTACACGCTCAACATCATCACCCTCGGCGCGCTCACCATCGCGATCGGCCGTGTGGTCGACGACTCCATCGTCGTCATCGAGAACATCAAGAGACAGCTCGTGCCCGGGGTCGACCGGGCCTCGACGATCGTCAAAGCGGTGCGCGAAGTCGCGGGCGCCATCACGGCCTCCACCATCACCACCGTCGCCGTATTCCTCCCGCTGGCTTTCGTCGGCGACACGACCGGCGAACTGTTCCGTCCGTTCGCGGTCACCGTGACGATCGCGCTGCTCTCATCGCTGCTCGTCGCCCTGACGATCGTGCCGGTGCTCGCCTACTGGTTCCTCCGCGCCCCGAAGTCGAAGAAGCATGAGGCGGACGCGTCGGAGGCCTCGCACTTGTCGATCGCTGAGGCGATGGAGAAGGGCGAAGACGAGCTCGAGCATCCCTCACGCCTGCAGAAGGGCTACCTGCCGATCATCCACTGGACGTTGCGGCACTCGGTGGCCACGGTGCTGATCGCGGTGGTCGTGCTTGTCGGAACGCTCGCGCTGACACCGCTGATGAAGACCAACTTCCTCGGCTCCACCGGCCAGAACACCCTGTCGATCACGCAGACGCTCGAACCGGGAGCCAGCCTGCAGGCGCAGGATGACGCGGCCCGCGTCGTCGAACAGAAACTGCTCGACACCAAGGGCGTGAAGACCGTGCAGCTGTCGATCGGCGGCGGCTCGCTCGCCGCTGCGTTCACCGGCGGGGGCGGGGGCGGGGCGACGTTCTCCGTCACCACCGACCCGAGCTACGACCAGACCGCACTGCAGAACACGGTCGAGAACGAGATGGCCGCGATCAAGGGGCAGGGCGACATCGAGGTCTCGGCCTCAAGCGGGTTCGGCACCTCGAGCGACATCGAGGTCGACATCACCGCCCCGAACAACGCGGACCTGCAGACAGCCACCGACTCGGTCGTCGCGCAGATGAAGAAGCTCGATTCGCTCAAGCAGACCAGCGACAACCTGAGCGCCTCGCTGCCGTACGTCTCGGTGAGCGTCGACCGAACGAAGGCCGCCGCCGCGGGGCTCAGCGAGGTGGCCATCGGGTCGCTCGTCTCGCAGGCGATGCAACCGACCCAGACCGGAACGATCGCGATCGACAACTCGACGCTGAACATCTACCTGCAGAGCGCCAACCCGCCGACCACCGTCGCGGCGCTCTCGCAGCTGTCGATCCCGACAGCCACCGGGCCGGTCGCCCTCAGCACGCTCGCAACCGTGGAGCAGGCCAACGGCCCGTCCACTGTGACGAGTTCGCGGGGACTGCGCACATCGACGGTGACGGCGACGCCCAACACGGACAACCTGGCGACCGCGAACGCTGACGTGACGAAGGCCCTCAAGGCCGCCGACCTCCCGGGCGGCGCAACGGCCAAGATCGGCGGCGTCTCCTCCAATCAGTCGGATGCGTTCTCCCAGCTCGGGCTCGCACTGCTGGCCGCCATCCTGATCGTGTACATCGTGATGGTCGCGACCTTCCGCTCGCTGCGACAGCCGCTGCTGCTGCTCGTCTCGGTTCCGTTCGCGGCGACCGGTGCCATCGCCCTGCAGATCATCTCGGGCATCCCGCTCGGAGTGGCCTCGCTCATCGGTGTGCTGATGCTGATCGGCATCGTGGTCACCAACGCGATCGTTCTCATCGACCTGGTCAACCAGTACCGGCGTCGGGGGATGTCGGTGGCCGAGGCGGTGGCGCACGGCGCCTCCCGCCGTCTGCGCCCGATCCTCATGACCGCGCTGGCGACGATCGCCGCCCTGTCGCCGATGGCGGTCGGCCTCACCGGTGGCGGCGGGTTCATCTCGCAGCCGCTCGCGATCGTCGTGATCGGCGGTCTCGTCTCGTCTACGCTGCTGACGCTGGTCGTGCTGCCCACCCTGTACAACCTGGTGGAGGGTCGCCGGGAGCGTCGCGACGCGCGACGCGCGGCCAGGGCGGCCGAACACATCCCCGCCCCGGTCGATGCAACCCCCTAG
- a CDS encoding MerR family transcriptional regulator: MDWSIQEIARLAGTTSRTLRHYGEIGLLPPSRIGDNGYRYYDRASLVRLQRILLLRGLGLGLPAIADVLGSDRDAAPALRNHLIWLRDERGRLARQIAAVEATIRSLEGGEQIMAEDMFDGFDHTQYKDEVEERWGTQAYATSDAWWRSTSPDEKKAFQTVVGRLNADWAAAAESGITPDGEEAQALAQRHFDWLASVPGTPGSDANGPTKAYLLGLGEMYVADPRFGANYGGAVGAAFVRDALRVYADRTL; the protein is encoded by the coding sequence ATGGACTGGTCCATCCAGGAGATCGCGCGGTTGGCCGGAACGACGAGCCGCACGCTGCGCCATTACGGCGAGATCGGCCTCCTCCCGCCCAGCCGCATCGGTGACAACGGCTACCGGTACTACGACCGGGCATCCCTCGTGCGATTGCAGCGCATCCTGCTGTTGCGGGGACTCGGCCTGGGCCTTCCGGCCATCGCCGATGTTCTCGGCAGCGACCGGGATGCGGCCCCCGCACTGCGTAACCACCTCATCTGGTTGCGTGACGAGCGGGGCCGGCTGGCGCGGCAGATCGCGGCGGTCGAAGCGACGATCCGATCGCTGGAGGGGGGTGAACAGATCATGGCAGAAGACATGTTCGACGGATTCGACCACACGCAATACAAAGACGAGGTCGAGGAACGCTGGGGCACGCAGGCGTATGCAACGAGCGACGCCTGGTGGCGCAGCACCTCGCCGGACGAGAAGAAGGCCTTCCAAACCGTCGTCGGTCGGCTGAACGCCGATTGGGCCGCTGCGGCCGAGAGTGGGATCACTCCCGACGGCGAGGAGGCCCAGGCGCTCGCCCAGCGGCACTTCGACTGGCTTGCGAGCGTGCCCGGCACGCCCGGCAGTGACGCGAACGGTCCGACGAAGGCGTATCTCCTCGGCCTCGGCGAGATGTATGTGGCCGATCCGCGGTTCGGTGCGAACTACGGTGGCGCCGTCGGTGCGGCCTTCGTGCGTGACGCCCTGCGCGTCTACGCCGACCGCACCCTCTGA